The Thermodesulfobacterium sp. TA1 sequence AGACAAGGGATATAAAGAGGGAAAAGAAAAGGCTGAGCAAGAACTTAAGGCTAAATATAAAGAGTTAGAAGAGGCCCTTAAGAAGGATTTTGAAAATAAAGTAAAAGAGGTTTCTCAGTTTCTCCAAAAACTTGAAGAAGAGACCAAGACTTTAGTTTTAAACTTAGATAAAGAGGTGTTAACTTTAGCCTTAAAAATCGCCCAAAAGATAGTATTAAAAGAAATAAACATAGATAAAGAAACTACGCTTAACGTGATAAAAGAAGCTTTAAACTATGTAGCCGAAGGTATAGAAATTAACCTTAAGGTTAATCCTGAAGAGTTAAGTTTTTTACAAGAAAAACTTTCTCAGTTGATCGGTCCTTCTTCTAAGATAAACCTTATCCCAGATCCTACGATTTCTAAAGGAGGGGTTTTTATAGAAACCGCTTTAGGGGTGGTTGATGCTACCATAGAAAAAAGATGGGAAAGATTGTTGCAGGGGATTTTTAAAGATGAGGGTTAAAGATTTAGAGTTTTACCATAAAAGGATTGATAACCTTCTTCCTTTTGAGGTTTATGGTTATGTAACTAAAGTTTTAGGTTTAACCATTGAGAGTACAGGTCCCTTTTTAAAGGTAGGTGACCTTTGTAAGGTTGAGGGACAACAAAAAAGCATACTTGCTGAGGTGGTAGGCTTTAATGACAACCGTTTTATCCTTACCGCTTTAGGAGAGCTGAAAGGGATAGAAATAGGGGCTAAGGTTTATCCTTTAGGGTCTTCCTATGCTCCTGTAGGAGAAAAATTCTTAGGGAGGGTAGTTAATGCCTTGGGAGAACCTTTAGACCAAGGATTAGCCCCAAAGGCCTCAGATTTTTATCCACTTTATGGAGAACCTCTTAAACCTTTAGAAAGAGCACCTATTAAAGAGATTTTGGATGTAGGGATAAAGGCTATAAACGCCCTTTTGACGATAGGCAGAGGACAAAGAATGGCTATCATGGCAGGCTCAGGGGTTGGGAAAAGCACCCTTCTTGGTATGATAGCAAGATATACCGAGGCTGATGTTAACGTTATAGCCTTGATAGGAGAGAGAGGAAGGGAAGTAAGGGAGTTTATAGAAAGAGACTTAAGAGAGAGTATTAAAAAATCGGTGGTAGTAGTGGCAACTTCAGATGAAGCCCCTTCTATGAGGATAAGAGCAGCTTACTATGCGATGAGTTTAGCTGAATACTTTAGAGATAAAGGCTTAAGAGTGCTTTTATTAATGGATTCTCTTACAAGGTTTTGTATGGCAGGAAGAGAAATAGGGTTAGCCTCAGGAGAGCCTCCTACTGCTCGAGGTTATACCCCTTCGGTCTTTGCGATGCTACCCAAGGTGCTTGAAAGGGCAGGGGCTAAAGTAGGAGGGGGAGATATCACCGGTATTTACACCGTCCTGGTTGAAGGAGACG is a genomic window containing:
- a CDS encoding FliH/SctL family protein, producing the protein MSKVLKSHKISVLELLTPDLSPTEEESFKSILKDLEENRGVSIKEEINALSPEELLEERLKEGFEKGYQEGLDLGKTEGFKQGYQEGLDKGYKEGKEKAEQELKAKYKELEEALKKDFENKVKEVSQFLQKLEEETKTLVLNLDKEVLTLALKIAQKIVLKEINIDKETTLNVIKEALNYVAEGIEINLKVNPEELSFLQEKLSQLIGPSSKINLIPDPTISKGGVFIETALGVVDATIEKRWERLLQGIFKDEG
- a CDS encoding FliI/YscN family ATPase, which encodes MRVKDLEFYHKRIDNLLPFEVYGYVTKVLGLTIESTGPFLKVGDLCKVEGQQKSILAEVVGFNDNRFILTALGELKGIEIGAKVYPLGSSYAPVGEKFLGRVVNALGEPLDQGLAPKASDFYPLYGEPLKPLERAPIKEILDVGIKAINALLTIGRGQRMAIMAGSGVGKSTLLGMIARYTEADVNVIALIGERGREVREFIERDLRESIKKSVVVVATSDEAPSMRIRAAYYAMSLAEYFRDKGLRVLLLMDSLTRFCMAGREIGLASGEPPTARGYTPSVFAMLPKVLERAGAKVGGGDITGIYTVLVEGDDFNDPIADAVRSIVDGHIVLSRDLAHEGHYPPIDVLASISRLMKDIVPREHLDLAYQTISVLATYKKAEDLINIGAYVKGSNPEIDRALALIKPLKEFLKQHLDERYDLLTSLTLLRNILAG